The DNA region GCGGGCACCGGGGCGCGGGTGGCGGAGGCGCGCGAGGCGGCGCGGCGCGGCGCGGAGGAGCTGGACCTCGTGGTCCGGCTGCCGGCGCTGCTCGCCGGCCGCCACGAGGAGGTGCTCGACGACCTGCGCGCGGTGATCGGGGCGGTGGCGGTGCCGGTGAAGGTCATCCTCGAGACCTCGCGCCTCACCCGCGACCAGAAGGTCGTGGCGGCGGCGCTCGCCCGCTGCGCCGGCGCCGCGTACGTGAAGACCTCCACCGGGTTCGCCGGGGGCGGCGCCACGGTGGAGGACGTGGCCCTGCTGCGCTCGGTCGTGGGCGAGCAGGTCGGCGTGAAGGCGTCCGGCGGGATCCGCACCGCGGAGGCGGCCCGGGCCCTGCTCGCGGCCGGGGCGAGCCGGATCGGCGCCTCCGCCTCGGTGGCGCTCGTGTCCGGCGCCTTCCCGTGACCGCGCCGCGCGGCGCCCCCGGGGTTAGGATCCGGGCATGAGCACGAACCGCCGCCGCCTCGTCATCCTGGTCGCCGACAGCGCCGGCTGCGGCGCGCTCCCCGACGCCGCCGCCTACGGCGACGAGGGCTCCGACACGCTCGGCAACACCAGCCGCGCCGTGGGCGGCCTCTCGCTGCCGGTGCTGGGCCGGATGGGCCTCGGCCACGTGACCGCGATCCAGGGGGTGCCGCCGGATCCCGCGCCCACCGCGTTCCACGGGCGCATGGCGGAGCGCTCGGAGGGAAAGGACACCACCACCGGCCACTGGGAGATGATGGGCGTGGTGCTGCGCGAGGGGCTGCGCACGTTCCCGCGCGGCTTCCCGCCGGAGATCCTCGAGGCGTTCGTCCGGGAGACCGGCGCGCCGGGCGTCCTCGGGAACACCGTCGCGAGCGGCACGGTGATCATCCAGGAGCTGGGCGAGGAGCACCAGCGCACCGGCAAGCCCATCGTCTACACCTCGGCCGACTCGGTGTTCCAGGTGGCGGCCCACACCGACACGGTGCCCCTCGAGACGCTGTACGCCTGGTGCCGGACCGCGCGGCGCATCCTCGATCCGTGGCGCGTGGCGCGGGTGATCGCGCGCCCGTTCGTGGGGACGCCGGGGAGCTACGCGCGCACCTACGACCGCAAGGACTTCTCCATGCCGCCGCCGGCGCCCACCGTGCTGGAGCGGCTGGTCGAGGCGGGCGTGCCGGTGGTCGGGGTCGGGAAGATCCCGGACATCTTCGACCGCCGCGGCATCACCGAGGAGATCCACACGGCCGGCAACGCCGACGGCCTGGCCCGCACCGCGGCGCTCCTCGACCGGGTGGACCGCGGCCTCGTGTTCGTGAACCTGGTGGACTTCGACATGCTCTACGGGCACCGCAACGATCCGGCCGGCTACGCGCGGGCGCTGGAGGAGCTGGACCGCGGGCTGCCGGCCATCCTCGACCGGCTCGGGCCGGGCGAGCTCCTGGCGCTCACC from Anaeromyxobacter dehalogenans 2CP-C includes:
- the deoC gene encoding deoxyribose-phosphate aldolase, whose protein sequence is MRSVPVEAIRTPRDLAPYLDHTVLAPDATPDDVRRACAEARAHRFAGVCVRAEAVEEVRRALDGSGVLAIAVVDFPRGEAGTGARVAEAREAARRGAEELDLVVRLPALLAGRHEEVLDDLRAVIGAVAVPVKVILETSRLTRDQKVVAAALARCAGAAYVKTSTGFAGGGATVEDVALLRSVVGEQVGVKASGGIRTAEAARALLAAGASRIGASASVALVSGAFP
- a CDS encoding phosphopentomutase, translating into MSTNRRRLVILVADSAGCGALPDAAAYGDEGSDTLGNTSRAVGGLSLPVLGRMGLGHVTAIQGVPPDPAPTAFHGRMAERSEGKDTTTGHWEMMGVVLREGLRTFPRGFPPEILEAFVRETGAPGVLGNTVASGTVIIQELGEEHQRTGKPIVYTSADSVFQVAAHTDTVPLETLYAWCRTARRILDPWRVARVIARPFVGTPGSYARTYDRKDFSMPPPAPTVLERLVEAGVPVVGVGKIPDIFDRRGITEEIHTAGNADGLARTAALLDRVDRGLVFVNLVDFDMLYGHRNDPAGYARALEELDRGLPAILDRLGPGELLALTADHGCDPTTPSTDHSREHVPLIVHAPGRGGGDLGTRATFADLGATVAEYFGVRSEVGTSFLAEVTR